From Streptomyces chrestomyceticus JCM 4735, one genomic window encodes:
- a CDS encoding amidohydrolase, producing the protein MSAVRNTEAAGGVPAAADLLVHGGTVLTVDAAGTVLADGAVAVRNGEIVAVGAAAGLRAAYRAAEEIDATGCLVLPGLVNTHTHLAMTLLRGHADDLDLQGFLGRVVPRENALLSPEAVTAGLRLAIAESVRGGVTTALDMYWFHEAAERTARDAGWRLLSGPTFMDVPGPPDRMPYGNRMAWAREHLDGHAPSPGTRPVVFAHSAYTLDTAQLTDIAALAREHGALLHLHAAENANEVATVRERHGKRPVELLESLGLLGPDTLLAHAVELTDTEIAALAATGTGVAHCPVSNLKLGSGIAPVPELLRQGVRVGLGTDGAVSSNSLDMVGALGLAALVHKAGGDPTAVGAEQAVRMATIEGAWALGLGGQLGSLEVGKRADLAVLDLGGTHLAPRHDPWSTLAYSARAGDVRDTVVDGRVLMRDRRLTTLDEAAAAAEAEALVRAV; encoded by the coding sequence GTGAGCGCGGTACGGAACACGGAGGCGGCGGGGGGCGTCCCGGCGGCGGCCGATCTGCTGGTGCACGGCGGTACGGTGCTCACCGTCGACGCGGCGGGCACGGTGCTGGCCGACGGCGCGGTCGCCGTACGGAACGGGGAGATCGTCGCGGTGGGCGCGGCCGCCGGGCTGCGCGCCGCGTACCGGGCGGCCGAGGAGATCGACGCCACCGGCTGCCTGGTCCTCCCCGGCCTCGTCAACACCCACACCCACCTGGCGATGACGCTGCTGCGCGGCCACGCCGACGACCTGGACCTCCAGGGCTTCCTGGGCCGGGTGGTGCCCCGGGAGAACGCGCTGCTGTCCCCGGAAGCGGTGACCGCGGGCCTGCGGCTGGCCATTGCGGAGAGCGTGCGGGGCGGGGTGACCACCGCCCTGGACATGTACTGGTTCCACGAGGCCGCCGAACGCACGGCGCGGGACGCCGGCTGGCGGCTGCTGTCCGGCCCGACGTTCATGGACGTGCCCGGCCCGCCCGACCGGATGCCGTACGGGAACCGGATGGCGTGGGCGCGCGAGCACCTCGACGGCCACGCCCCCTCCCCCGGCACCCGCCCGGTGGTCTTCGCACACAGCGCCTACACCCTGGACACCGCGCAGCTCACGGACATCGCGGCGCTGGCCAGGGAACACGGCGCGCTGCTGCACCTGCACGCCGCGGAGAACGCCAACGAGGTGGCGACGGTACGCGAGCGGCACGGCAAGCGCCCCGTCGAACTGCTGGAGTCCCTGGGGCTGCTGGGCCCGGACACGCTGCTCGCGCACGCGGTCGAGCTGACCGACACCGAGATCGCCGCGCTGGCCGCGACCGGTACGGGCGTCGCGCACTGCCCGGTCTCCAACCTCAAGCTGGGCAGCGGCATCGCCCCGGTCCCGGAGCTGCTGCGGCAGGGCGTCCGGGTCGGGCTCGGCACGGACGGCGCGGTCAGCTCCAACTCCCTGGACATGGTGGGCGCGCTGGGGCTGGCGGCGCTGGTGCACAAGGCGGGCGGCGACCCCACGGCGGTCGGTGCCGAGCAGGCCGTACGCATGGCGACGATCGAAGGGGCATGGGCCCTGGGGCTGGGCGGGCAGCTCGGCTCGCTGGAGGTGGGCAAGCGCGCGGACCTGGCGGTGCTCGACCTCGGCGGTACGCACCTGGCGCCCCGGCACGACCCGTGGTCGACGCTGGCGTACTCGGCGCGGGCCGGTGACGTCCGGGACACGGTCGTCGACGGCCGGGTGCTGATGCGCGACCGGCGGCTGACGACGCTGGACGAGGCGGCCGCGGCGGCCGAGGCGGAGGCGCTCGTCCGGGCCGTGTGA
- a CDS encoding glycerol-3-phosphate dehydrogenase/oxidase, protein MSTLQSVPALGTHPADGSTQSRAETREQLSKATYDLLVIGGGILGISTAWHAAQSGLRVALVDAGDFAGATSSASSKLLHGGLRYLQTGAVKLVAENHFERRAVSREVAPHLANPLTFYLPVYKGGPHGAAKLGAGVFAYSALSAFGDGVGHVISPAKAQRDVPELRTDNLKAVAVYGDDQMNDARMALMTVRAAVEAGATVLNHAEVTGLRFTQGRVTGAELKDGTDGTEFGVNARLVLNATGPWVDHLRKMENPNAAPSIRLSKGAHLVLKRTSPWKAALATPIDKYRITFALPWEDMLLLGTTDEEYEGDPADVRVTEKDTAQILDEAAFSVRDQQLSRDLITYSFAGLRVLPGGPGDTSKAKRETVVTEGAGGMLSVAGGKWTTFRHIGRTVMNKLAALPGQPLAEDMEPIAHLPKKLPLPGIANPNAVAHRLLVDGSAPGPRMAPETARHLATHYGSLSFDIARLANEDAALAERIHPDAPEIWAQVVYARDHEWAETVDDVLRRRTTLTIRGLDTEDVRARTKSILEQRG, encoded by the coding sequence ATGAGCACCCTGCAGAGCGTCCCGGCCCTCGGGACGCACCCGGCCGACGGTTCCACCCAGAGCCGCGCCGAGACCCGGGAGCAGCTTTCCAAGGCGACGTACGACCTCCTGGTGATCGGCGGCGGCATCCTGGGCATCTCCACCGCCTGGCACGCCGCGCAGTCGGGGCTGCGGGTTGCGCTGGTGGACGCCGGCGACTTCGCCGGCGCCACCTCCTCCGCCTCCTCCAAGCTGCTCCACGGCGGTCTGCGCTACCTGCAGACCGGCGCGGTCAAGCTGGTGGCGGAGAACCACTTCGAGCGCCGTGCGGTCTCGCGTGAGGTGGCCCCCCACCTCGCCAACCCGCTGACCTTCTACCTGCCGGTCTACAAGGGCGGCCCGCACGGCGCGGCCAAGCTGGGCGCGGGTGTCTTCGCGTACTCGGCGCTGTCCGCCTTCGGTGACGGTGTCGGTCACGTCATCAGCCCGGCCAAGGCCCAGCGCGACGTGCCGGAGCTGCGGACGGACAACCTCAAGGCCGTCGCGGTGTACGGCGACGACCAGATGAACGACGCCCGGATGGCCCTGATGACGGTCCGCGCGGCCGTCGAGGCCGGCGCCACCGTCCTCAACCACGCCGAGGTCACGGGGCTGCGCTTCACCCAGGGCCGGGTCACCGGTGCCGAGCTGAAGGACGGCACCGACGGCACCGAGTTCGGTGTCAACGCCCGCCTGGTCCTGAACGCGACCGGCCCGTGGGTCGACCACCTGCGCAAGATGGAGAACCCGAACGCGGCGCCCTCCATCCGTCTGTCCAAGGGCGCGCACCTGGTCCTCAAGCGCACCTCCCCCTGGAAGGCCGCGCTGGCCACCCCGATCGACAAGTACCGCATCACCTTCGCCCTCCCCTGGGAGGACATGCTGCTGCTCGGTACGACCGACGAGGAGTACGAGGGCGACCCGGCGGACGTCCGTGTCACCGAGAAGGACACCGCGCAGATCCTGGACGAGGCGGCCTTCTCCGTCCGCGACCAGCAGCTTTCGCGTGACCTGATCACGTACTCCTTCGCGGGTCTGCGGGTGCTGCCGGGCGGCCCCGGCGACACCTCCAAGGCCAAGCGCGAGACCGTCGTCACCGAGGGCGCGGGCGGCATGCTCTCCGTCGCGGGCGGCAAGTGGACCACCTTCCGCCACATCGGCCGTACGGTCATGAACAAGCTGGCGGCGCTGCCCGGCCAGCCGCTGGCCGAGGACATGGAGCCGATCGCGCACCTGCCGAAGAAGCTGCCGCTGCCGGGTATCGCCAACCCCAACGCGGTCGCCCACCGGCTGCTGGTCGACGGCTCGGCCCCCGGCCCGCGCATGGCGCCGGAGACCGCCCGCCACCTGGCCACCCACTACGGTTCGCTGTCCTTCGACATCGCGCGGCTGGCCAACGAGGACGCGGCCCTGGCCGAGCGCATCCACCCGGACGCGCCGGAGATCTGGGCCCAGGTCGTCTACGCCCGGGACCACGAGTGGGCGGAGACGGTCGACGACGTGCTGCGCCGCCGCACCACGCTGACCATCCGCGGCCTGGACACGGAGGACGTCCGCGCCCGGACCAAGTCGATACTGGAGCAGCGCGGCTGA
- a CDS encoding glucose 1-dehydrogenase translates to MTTAQLDGKVALVTGGSRGIGEAVAVRLAADGADVAFTYRGEEARAAKVVVQIEALGRRAWAVRADSADAAAVRAAVDGTVERFGRLDILVNNAGVGVLGPVEEIAEEDVDRVLAVNVRGPFLAAQAAARRMGDGGRIIGIGSCMAGRAPFPGGTLYATSKAALTGLTRALARELGPRDITVNLVHPGPVDTDMNPADGESAPMQAQLTALGRYGQPSDIAAAVAYLAGESGRYVTGASIAVDGGFTI, encoded by the coding sequence ATGACGACCGCACAGCTCGACGGCAAGGTGGCACTGGTGACCGGCGGCAGCCGGGGGATCGGGGAGGCCGTCGCGGTGCGGCTCGCCGCCGACGGGGCCGATGTGGCGTTCACCTATCGCGGGGAGGAGGCCCGCGCCGCCAAGGTGGTGGTGCAGATCGAGGCGCTGGGGCGCCGTGCCTGGGCGGTGCGGGCCGACAGTGCGGACGCGGCGGCCGTGCGGGCGGCCGTGGACGGCACGGTGGAGCGGTTCGGGCGGCTGGACATTCTGGTCAACAACGCGGGGGTCGGTGTGCTGGGGCCGGTCGAGGAGATCGCCGAGGAGGACGTGGACCGCGTGCTGGCCGTCAACGTCCGGGGGCCGTTCCTGGCCGCGCAGGCCGCCGCCCGTCGGATGGGCGACGGCGGGCGCATCATCGGCATCGGCAGTTGCATGGCCGGGCGCGCCCCCTTCCCCGGCGGCACGCTGTACGCGACGAGCAAGGCCGCGCTCACCGGCCTGACCAGGGCCCTGGCCAGGGAACTGGGCCCGCGCGACATCACCGTCAACCTCGTCCACCCGGGGCCGGTCGACACCGACATGAACCCGGCCGACGGTGAGAGCGCGCCGATGCAGGCCCAGTTGACCGCGCTCGGGCGCTACGGGCAGCCGTCGGACATCGCGGCGGCCGTGGCGTACCTGGCGGGGGAGAGCGGCCGGTACGTCACCGGCGCGTCGATCGCGGTGGACGGTGGGTTCACCATCTGA
- the mtnC gene encoding acireductone synthase, whose translation MTRTFDVDHVVLDIEGTTSATDFVVGELYPYARKRFGRLLTERAAEPEVRRAVGQIRAMLDEPAADAARIERALGAWLDEDRKATPLKTLQGIAWAEGFASGELVSHFYPDVLPRLREWHAAGVRLHVYSSGSVAAQRAWFGHSPEGDLRPLAGEFYDTENAGPKLVAASYEAIAAGLGAAPGRVLFLSDRPGELDAARAAGWHTAGVRRPGEPYYESGVGDHPEVASFAELEIRTGAGADAAAPDGPVVGADEVRRAGARLAAEAARFAGFGWMRGTSGNLSVVLARDPLRLAVTASGRDKGELTEDDVVLVDGRGAAVAGTAGPVAGAGKPSAEAGLHARVVRLTGAGAVVHVHTLAAVAMGRRRPGGIVFRDLEMLKGLGVPAEGTTVRLPVIANSQDMDVLGDRLAEAREPRMPAVVVAGHGLYVWGEDLPQARHHAEVVQWLLELEVASGRE comes from the coding sequence GTGACCCGGACGTTCGACGTGGACCATGTGGTGCTGGACATCGAGGGCACCACGAGCGCGACGGATTTCGTCGTCGGCGAGCTGTATCCGTACGCCCGCAAGCGGTTCGGGCGGCTGCTGACCGAGCGGGCCGCGGAACCAGAGGTTCGGCGGGCCGTCGGGCAGATACGGGCGATGCTGGACGAGCCGGCCGCCGACGCGGCGCGCATCGAGCGGGCGCTCGGCGCGTGGCTGGACGAGGACCGCAAGGCCACGCCCCTGAAGACCCTCCAGGGCATCGCGTGGGCCGAGGGCTTCGCGAGCGGGGAGCTGGTCTCGCACTTCTACCCGGACGTGCTGCCCCGGCTGCGGGAGTGGCACGCGGCGGGGGTACGGCTGCACGTGTACTCGTCGGGCTCGGTGGCGGCGCAGCGGGCGTGGTTCGGGCACAGCCCGGAGGGCGATCTGCGGCCGCTGGCCGGGGAGTTCTACGACACGGAGAACGCCGGGCCCAAACTGGTGGCCGCGTCGTACGAGGCGATCGCCGCGGGCCTGGGGGCCGCGCCCGGGCGGGTGCTGTTCCTGTCCGACCGGCCCGGGGAGCTGGACGCGGCGCGGGCCGCCGGGTGGCACACGGCCGGGGTGCGGCGGCCGGGTGAGCCGTACTACGAGAGCGGGGTGGGCGATCATCCCGAGGTGGCCTCCTTCGCGGAGCTGGAGATCCGTACGGGTGCCGGGGCGGACGCGGCGGCGCCGGACGGGCCGGTCGTGGGCGCCGACGAGGTGCGGCGGGCCGGGGCCCGGCTGGCCGCCGAGGCCGCGCGGTTCGCCGGGTTCGGCTGGATGCGCGGCACGTCCGGCAACCTGTCGGTCGTGCTGGCCCGCGATCCGCTGCGGCTCGCGGTGACCGCGAGCGGACGGGACAAGGGCGAGCTGACCGAGGACGACGTGGTGCTGGTCGACGGGCGGGGCGCCGCCGTCGCGGGGACGGCGGGCCCGGTGGCCGGGGCCGGGAAGCCGTCCGCCGAGGCCGGGCTGCACGCGCGCGTGGTGCGGCTGACCGGGGCGGGCGCGGTCGTGCACGTCCACACGCTCGCCGCGGTGGCGATGGGACGGCGGCGGCCCGGCGGCATCGTCTTCCGGGACCTGGAGATGCTCAAGGGGCTCGGGGTGCCCGCCGAAGGGACGACCGTGCGGCTGCCGGTCATCGCCAACAGCCAGGACATGGACGTGCTCGGGGACCGGCTGGCGGAGGCCAGAGAGCCTCGGATGCCTGCCGTGGTCGTCGCGGGGCACGGGCTGTACGTGTGGGGAGAGGATCTGCCGCAGGCCCGGCACCACGCCGAAGTCGTGCAGTGGCTGCTGGAGTTGGAGGTGGCGTCGGGGCGGGAATGA
- a CDS encoding GMC family oxidoreductase, with amino-acid sequence MDAWDVIVVGAGSAGGVLADRLTEDPGRSVLLLEAGPDYGSSPDGLPDDVATSPAATHSHDWGYVSEPGTLGRTVALPRGKLVGGSSAINSAIALRGHPGDYDAWAAQGNDGWSFADFLPSLRRVERDLDAGPPWHGTDGPVPVRRYGTDETNRWQRAFHHACTALGHPPVADHNAPGARGVGPVPVNRTGGVRQSTALTYLARARGRDNLTVRGDVLVDRVVLRDGRAVGVQLADPARTVLPARRVVLAAGAYGSPPILLRSGIGPADHLHGLGIPVTADLPGVGENLRDHPAVTLRYATCAPPPGPRDPVLQTFLTCDLSGGDGPPDLQVFPSGPETDEDGATVLTFWVALLRPSSCGRLRLRSADPRDAPRIDVGFLRDPEDTRRMVTGMRLGRSLARTAPLSGLLREERTPGPAVTTDAQLAEALRQTVSGYQHAAGTCRMGPAADPGAVVSASGAVHGVDALHVIDASVMPTLPAANTNLTAMAIAEHCAHGL; translated from the coding sequence ATGGACGCTTGGGATGTGATCGTCGTCGGCGCGGGCTCGGCCGGCGGGGTACTGGCCGACCGGCTCACCGAGGACCCCGGACGGTCCGTACTGCTGCTGGAGGCGGGGCCCGATTACGGCAGCTCGCCCGACGGCCTGCCGGACGACGTGGCCACCAGCCCCGCCGCCACGCACAGCCACGACTGGGGGTACGTGAGCGAGCCCGGCACCCTCGGCCGCACCGTCGCCCTGCCCCGCGGCAAGCTCGTCGGCGGCTCCTCGGCGATCAACTCCGCGATCGCCCTGCGCGGGCACCCGGGGGACTACGACGCCTGGGCCGCCCAGGGCAACGACGGCTGGTCGTTCGCGGACTTCCTGCCCAGTCTGCGCCGCGTCGAACGCGACCTGGACGCCGGGCCGCCCTGGCACGGCACGGACGGCCCGGTCCCCGTACGGCGGTACGGCACGGACGAGACGAACCGGTGGCAGCGCGCCTTCCACCACGCCTGCACCGCCCTCGGCCACCCGCCCGTCGCCGACCACAACGCCCCCGGCGCCCGCGGCGTCGGCCCGGTCCCGGTCAACCGGACCGGCGGCGTCCGGCAGAGCACCGCCCTCACCTACCTCGCCCGGGCCCGCGGCCGGGACAACCTCACCGTGCGCGGTGACGTCCTCGTCGACCGGGTCGTCCTGCGCGACGGCCGGGCGGTCGGCGTCCAGTTGGCCGACCCGGCCCGTACGGTGCTGCCCGCCCGTCGCGTCGTGCTCGCCGCAGGCGCCTACGGCAGCCCGCCCATCCTGCTGCGCTCCGGCATCGGCCCGGCGGACCACCTGCACGGCCTCGGCATCCCCGTCACCGCCGACCTGCCCGGCGTGGGGGAGAACCTGCGCGACCACCCCGCCGTCACCCTCAGGTACGCCACCTGCGCCCCGCCGCCCGGCCCGCGCGACCCGGTGCTGCAAACCTTTCTGACCTGCGACCTCAGCGGCGGCGACGGCCCGCCCGACCTCCAGGTCTTCCCCTCGGGTCCCGAGACGGACGAGGACGGGGCGACGGTGCTCACCTTCTGGGTGGCCCTGCTGCGGCCTTCCTCCTGCGGCCGGCTCCGGCTCCGCTCCGCCGACCCCCGCGACGCCCCGCGCATCGACGTCGGCTTCCTGCGCGACCCGGAGGACACCCGCCGCATGGTGACGGGCATGCGGCTGGGCCGCTCCCTCGCCCGTACCGCGCCCCTGTCCGGCCTGCTCCGCGAGGAGCGCACGCCGGGCCCCGCCGTCACCACCGACGCGCAGTTGGCGGAAGCGCTGCGGCAGACCGTCAGCGGCTACCAGCACGCTGCCGGCACCTGCCGGATGGGCCCGGCCGCGGACCCCGGCGCGGTGGTCTCCGCCTCCGGTGCCGTACACGGAGTCGACGCCCTGCACGTCATCGACGCGTCCGTGATGCCGACGCTGCCCGCCGCCAACACCAACCTCACCGCCATGGCGATCGCCGAGCACTGCGCGCACGGGCTCTGA
- a CDS encoding aldo/keto reductase translates to MPYIPHGRRRLGRTDVTVPPLGLGCAPLGNLYRPLPEDRAQQTVRAALDTGVRHFDTAPHYGLGLSEERLGRALAGRDRASYVLSTKVGLRLRPLAPGEAVDGQGYTATPPRARVRDLTRDGIRRTLDASLERLGVAAVDIVYLHDVEGRAAEVYASGFPALAELRAQGVVGAIGLGMNSSGPLARFVADLDVDVVLCAGRWTLLDRSAFDDLLPVCVHRGTSVVVGGVYNSGLLADPSPGAPYDYAPAPAALVERARRLGAVCAEFGVPLKAAALRFPFGHPAVAGALVGAASPEESRENAELFTYDIPDALWHALTDRGLLAPGLPLPTADPGAPS, encoded by the coding sequence ATGCCGTACATCCCGCACGGGCGACGGCGGTTGGGCCGTACGGACGTGACCGTACCGCCCCTCGGACTGGGCTGCGCGCCCCTCGGCAACCTCTACCGGCCCCTCCCCGAGGACCGCGCCCAGCAGACCGTACGCGCCGCCCTCGACACCGGCGTCCGCCACTTCGACACCGCGCCGCACTACGGACTCGGCCTGTCCGAGGAGCGCCTGGGCCGCGCGCTGGCCGGGCGGGACCGCGCCTCGTACGTCCTGTCCACCAAGGTCGGCCTGCGGCTGCGGCCCCTCGCGCCGGGCGAGGCGGTGGACGGCCAGGGCTACACCGCCACCCCGCCGCGCGCCCGCGTCCGGGACCTCACCCGCGACGGCATCCGCCGCACGCTCGACGCCTCCCTGGAACGGCTCGGCGTCGCCGCCGTCGACATCGTCTACTTGCACGACGTCGAAGGCCGCGCCGCCGAGGTGTACGCGTCCGGCTTCCCCGCCCTCGCCGAACTGCGCGCGCAGGGCGTGGTCGGCGCCATCGGCCTCGGCATGAACTCCAGCGGTCCGCTGGCCCGGTTCGTCGCCGACCTCGACGTGGACGTGGTGCTGTGCGCCGGGCGCTGGACCCTGCTCGACCGGTCGGCCTTCGACGACCTCCTGCCGGTCTGCGTGCACCGCGGCACGTCGGTCGTCGTCGGCGGCGTCTACAACTCGGGGCTGTTGGCCGACCCGTCGCCCGGCGCACCGTACGACTACGCGCCGGCCCCCGCCGCGCTGGTGGAGCGGGCGCGGCGGCTCGGCGCCGTGTGCGCGGAGTTCGGCGTCCCCCTCAAGGCCGCGGCCCTGCGCTTCCCCTTCGGCCATCCCGCCGTGGCGGGCGCCCTGGTCGGCGCCGCGTCACCGGAGGAGTCCCGGGAGAACGCGGAACTGTTCACGTACGACATCCCCGACGCCCTCTGGCACGCCCTCACCGACCGCGGCCTGCTCGCCCCCGGACTGCCCCTGCCCACCGCCGACCCCGGCGCTCCCTCGTGA
- a CDS encoding 1,2-dihydroxy-3-keto-5-methylthiopentene dioxygenase → MTLLTTWPESGPETVLRRTAEPAEIAAALAPIGVRYEQWPLRPGVAADAEPAAVLAAYRAEIAMLTAEEGFVTVDAVSLHPGDDPAWPDKATAAREKFLAEHTHEDDDEVRFFVAGSGVFYLHAGGEVHAVLCEEGDLLGVPRGTTHWFDMGTRPSFTALRFFHEEDGWIGTFTGDDIALRFPDFDTLTAGRAERGAA, encoded by the coding sequence ATGACCTTGCTGACCACCTGGCCGGAGAGCGGTCCGGAGACCGTGCTGCGGCGTACGGCCGAGCCCGCGGAGATCGCCGCGGCGCTGGCGCCGATCGGGGTGCGGTACGAGCAGTGGCCGCTGCGTCCGGGCGTGGCGGCGGACGCGGAGCCCGCGGCCGTTCTCGCGGCGTACCGGGCGGAGATCGCCATGCTGACCGCCGAGGAGGGGTTCGTGACGGTGGACGCGGTGTCCCTGCATCCCGGTGACGATCCGGCGTGGCCGGACAAGGCGACGGCGGCGCGGGAGAAGTTCCTGGCCGAGCACACCCACGAGGACGACGACGAGGTGCGGTTCTTCGTCGCCGGCTCCGGGGTGTTCTATCTGCACGCGGGCGGCGAGGTGCACGCCGTGCTGTGCGAGGAGGGCGATCTGCTGGGCGTGCCGCGGGGCACCACCCACTGGTTCGACATGGGCACCCGCCCGTCCTTCACGGCCCTCCGCTTCTTCCACGAGGAGGACGGCTGGATCGGCACGTTCACGGGCGACGACATCGCGCTGCGGTTCCCGGACTTCGACACGCTCACGGCCGGCCGGGCGGAACGGGGCGCGGCGTGA
- a CDS encoding SDR family NAD(P)-dependent oxidoreductase: MSAATGPHASLTEARDFAGMAAIVTGGASGIGAATAALLLRRGARVAVLDRDPAGAPPGTVPVTADVTDDAAVRAAVAAAVGALGGALDTLVGNAGIGAVGTVEDNADEEWRHVLDVNVLGLVRTARAALPHLRRTAAARPGRASITHTCSIAATAGLPQRALYGASKGAVLSLTLAMAADHVREGIRVNCVNPGTADTPWIGRLLDQAPDPAAERAALDARQPTGRMVTADEVAAAIAHLASPAASGITGTSLAVDGGMQGLRLRPAP, translated from the coding sequence ATGAGCGCCGCAACCGGACCGCACGCGTCCCTTACGGAAGCGCGCGACTTCGCCGGTATGGCGGCGATCGTCACCGGCGGCGCCTCCGGCATCGGCGCCGCCACCGCCGCCCTGCTGCTGCGCCGCGGCGCCCGCGTCGCCGTACTGGACCGCGACCCGGCCGGGGCGCCGCCCGGCACCGTGCCCGTCACGGCCGACGTGACCGACGACGCCGCCGTACGGGCAGCCGTCGCGGCGGCCGTGGGCGCGCTGGGCGGAGCGCTGGACACCCTCGTCGGCAACGCGGGCATCGGCGCCGTCGGCACGGTGGAGGACAACGCCGACGAGGAGTGGCGGCACGTCCTCGACGTCAACGTCCTGGGGCTGGTGCGCACCGCGCGGGCCGCCCTGCCGCACCTGCGGCGTACGGCCGCCGCCCGCCCCGGCCGTGCGTCGATCACCCACACCTGCTCGATCGCCGCCACCGCCGGCCTGCCGCAGCGCGCCCTGTACGGCGCCAGCAAGGGAGCCGTGCTCTCCCTCACCCTCGCCATGGCCGCCGACCACGTCCGCGAAGGCATCCGCGTCAACTGCGTCAACCCCGGTACGGCCGACACCCCCTGGATCGGGCGGCTGCTGGACCAGGCCCCCGACCCGGCGGCCGAGCGGGCCGCGCTCGACGCCCGGCAGCCGACCGGCCGGATGGTCACCGCGGACGAAGTGGCCGCCGCCATCGCCCACTTGGCGTCCCCGGCCGCCTCCGGCATCACCGGCACCTCCCTCGCGGTCGACGGCGGGATGCAGGGACTGCGCCTGCGCCCCGCGCCCTGA
- a CDS encoding FadR/GntR family transcriptional regulator produces MAVTDEAIEKIKAMIVSGALRPGDRLPKESELAADLGLSRNSLREAVRALSLIRILDVRQGDGTYVTSLDPQLLLEALSFVVDFHRDDTALEFLAVRRILEPAATAMAAGRIHPAELDDLERRLDALGPQTPVEALVACDLEFHRRIVATAGNPVLCSLLDGLSGPTTRARVWRGLTQKDAVSRTLTEHRAILGALRDRDAEAARAWATVHIAGVEQWLRSTA; encoded by the coding sequence ATGGCGGTCACGGACGAGGCCATAGAGAAGATCAAGGCGATGATCGTCTCCGGTGCCCTGCGGCCGGGCGACCGGCTGCCGAAGGAGAGCGAACTCGCCGCGGACCTGGGCCTGTCCCGCAACTCGCTGCGCGAGGCGGTACGGGCCCTGTCGCTGATCCGCATCCTGGACGTCCGCCAGGGCGACGGCACCTACGTCACCAGCCTGGACCCGCAGCTCCTCCTCGAAGCGCTGAGCTTCGTGGTGGACTTCCACCGCGACGACACGGCCCTGGAGTTCCTGGCCGTCCGCCGGATCCTGGAGCCGGCCGCCACCGCGATGGCGGCCGGCCGTATCCACCCCGCCGAACTGGACGACCTGGAACGCCGGTTGGACGCGCTCGGCCCGCAGACGCCGGTGGAGGCCCTGGTCGCCTGCGACCTGGAGTTCCACCGGCGGATCGTGGCCACCGCCGGCAACCCGGTGCTGTGCTCCCTGCTCGACGGCCTGTCCGGGCCGACGACCCGGGCCCGGGTCTGGCGCGGGCTGACGCAGAAGGACGCCGTCAGCCGCACCCTCACCGAGCACCGGGCGATCCTCGGCGCCCTCCGCGACCGGGACGCGGAGGCGGCGCGGGCCTGGGCGACGGTGCACATCGCCGGCGTCGAGCAGTGGCTGCGCTCCACGGCGTGA